In the Salvia miltiorrhiza cultivar Shanhuang (shh) chromosome 8, IMPLAD_Smil_shh, whole genome shotgun sequence genome, ACTTGAACAATTAATCAACGAATTTTCAGATAAGATAGTATTGgagaatttttattatttaagacGTACACAATTTCAATAACCACCACATCTATTTCTTCTCTTTCACtcataaaatagaaaattcaaaaatatgaaTCATCATAATATTGGTTCCTCTTCGGTACTttatcattcaagttcaagcTCATCTGATGATAAACTTGAACAATTAATCAACGAACGTGATATTGAACATCAATTGATGGGTCAACATATTTTGAATAACAATCTTATTGTAGCTCAACTCGCTGAATATCAAAATGCTACAAGAATTCACGGAGGTTCAGTTGTTGGTCACAAGGTAATCCATCGTGACCGAGAAATAGCAGCTCATCGTCTCTTCAACGACTATTTTTCTGAAAATCCAACATTCAACGAAGGAATGTTTCGTAGACGCTTCCGAATGTCTCGAAGTCTATTCCTCCGCATTGTTGATGTTGTAAAAAATCATAATGATTTTTTCGAGCAACGCATGGATTGCACAAGAAGATGGGACTTGTTCACACTGCAAAAAATAACAGCTGCCTTTCGAATATTGGCATACGGGGTACCAACAGATGCTACTGACGAGTACATAAATATTGGTGAGTCCACTGCAATTAAATGTGTCAAGAAATTATGTCGTGCAATTGTAGAAATTAAATGTTGCTAGACTACTTTATATTGGTAAAGAACGTGGATTTCCAAGAATGTTAGgtagtcttgattgtatgcattggaaGTGGAAAAATTGTCCAACGGGTTGGGCAGGCTCGTATGCCGGTCGTAGTGGCTCTCCAACAATTATTCTTGAAATCGTTGCACATTATGTCATACAAGGAAAAGAGTATAATGTGAGCTATTATTTAGCAGATGGTATATACCCCAAGTGGTCCACACTTGTACAAACTTTTCATGAACCACgctttgtcaaaaaaaaaaaagtttttttgcAATGAGACAGGAATCATGTAGGAAAGATGTGGAGCGTGCATTCGGAGTTCTTCAAAGTCGATTTACAATTGTTGCAAATCCAGCCGCTACTGGAAAAAGAAACATTTGCATAATATAATGAAAGCATGCATTATTATGCATAATATGATTGTTAAGGATGAACCTGACCTGTCTGCACCAATTGAAATTGCAAGAGAAGTGTCAATTCCAGATGTTGAAACAATGCCAAATGAAACAAATCATTTCCATGAATTTATTGGAcgctataaaaaaaatcaaagatagAGTGGCTCACTTTGCGCTTCGTGATGCATTAGTCGATCATATATATGGAGGGAGTTTTCTAATTTAGAAAATTAGTTGGTTTTATCATGTAATTTATGTTTTGTTAGTATTATGTAATGTTTAATTCTAAGAGTATtatgtaatttcaatttttatatttttgaaataaattaatcgtTCTACAATATCTAAATATACcactttattaattaatttttctcaaaaatatttaaattaatttatatttgaatttgatttttaattatatttaattaaatataaatataattatttataaatatatatgatatattataataattaaattgacaaaataatttaataataaagaacatAAAAATAGAATATTCCATTGtagaagaaaatatagaattgattgttggagatgaaaattcaaaaactcTACATTTCAACTCTACAATAGAGGGAATTACCTCCACAGAGGAACccttggagatgctctaagccGCCACCTAAAAACCTAAAATTTGGTCGTTGAAACCATCTCTGTAGTAACGTGGACTCTCCACACTGTCACTCTCACCTGGCAACAATGGCGGCTTCGAACCTCCTCTCGCAGCCACCAACAGTTCCGCACAGGAAACACGTCAAGCTCTGTTCAAGCCCCTTCACCACAACCCTCATCTCCCCCTTCAAATTCAAGCCCCTTTCAGCTTCTCTCAGAGCCCGCCCTCCGAGGGCAGTCCTCTCAACACCGGAGCCCCAAACCAAGAAATTGGAGCACTGTTTCGCGAAATCGGATGACGGATTCCTATATTGCGAGGGGGTTAAGGTCGAACAAGTGATGGAAGTCGCCGAGAAAAGGCCATTCTACTTGTACAGCAAGCCGCAGATCAAGCGGAATGTCGAGGCCTACAAAGACGCGTTGGAGGGGTTGAATTCCATCATCGGCTACGCGATTAAGGCCAATAATaatctcaaaatcttggagcTTTTGCAGAGTTTGGGGTGTGGAGCTGTTTTGGTTAGTGGAAATGAGCTTAGGTTAGCGCTCCAAGCTGGTTTCGATCCTACAAGGTATAGTCAATGTGAAGTTTCACTGTTATTCCTTCATTTTCTTATCGGTTTTTCTGTTTGCCGATTCTCGAATTCAGTTTAAAGAGATGAACTCTGATTGTGTGATTCCGTTGGGATGCATTTAAATCTTTTGTCTTATTAAGGATTATGGTTCATTTTATTCCTTTGCTTTAGAGCTTTGGATTTGCCCTTCTTTTACAAATATAATGAAATTATTTCACCTAATTTCCTCTGAATACTAAACATACATTTCTGTCACTAAATGTAGCATAACGCACTACTTTTTTTATACCTAAGGATACAAATTTGTTTGCGCTCGATATATAGCATTGTTTAGTTCCTCGTTCTACCTAGTTTTAGAGCATACATTCGTTTATGGCGCAGGTGTGTATTTAATGGGAATGGAAAGATCTTGGAGGATCTAGTCTTGGCCGCCCAAGCTGGTGTTTTTGTGAACATTGACAGTGAATTCGATTTGGAAAATATTGTGGCCGCTGCTCGAATTTCTGGGACGAAGGTTAATGTGCTTCTGCGCATCAATCCAGATGTTGATCCTCAGGTATTCAGATGCCTGGACATCTAATTTTGAATATAACGTTGCAAGTGTTGCTTGAAATCAATGTGTTCATTTGAGTTATTTCTTGATTATTAGAGTTATTTTCGTTCTATATGAATAAGAATATGTAAAAAAGAGAAATGGCGTGATAATTCTATTGATGGTTTCATCCAAATTTCTGCTTCGGATTACCTTACCAGATAGTTGGGAAGTATGATACCATTTATATCTTTCATGTGTATTAAGATTTCATTCGTCATCCAGCTCCTTACTATCATTGTATCTCTCTTAAGAAAAATCGCTATAGATCTTATATTCAATTTCCAGACCTAGTAGATGTTTCTCTAAATTATAAGACGTGGATGTGATTCTGATAGCCTCTGTGTGAATTATAAGTAGGATCGTTTAATTTCAGCTTACTTAATTTTCAGTTTTGATGCATTACTTCCATTGAGCTTTCTTTTGCTCCTCCTCATTTTGGTTGTAGCTTATACTATTATATTAAGTTGTTTCATGTTAACTTCATTGCTGTGTGGTATAGGTCCATCCTTATGTCGCAACAGGAAATAAGAACTCCAAGTTTGGTATCAGAAACGAAAAGTTGCAGTGGTTTTTAGATGCGGTGAAGGCACATCCCAAAGAACTGAAACTTGTTGGGGCCCACTGTCACCTTGGTTCTACTATTACAAAGGTACCTTCTGGCCATTCAACAGTGATGTAGTTCCTGTTGGATTTACTAACTATTTTTAGTTTTCCGTATCTATTTTGGCCCTTTGAATCTCGTGGTTTTGATGCAATGTTATTCAAGAATCCAATGTCTATCTACAGTTGTTTTCTCCTTGCGTCTCTGTTTTGTATATGTTGGGATTAGTCTGTTGTAATTTGCGAGTTACCTGTTTCTCCAGGTAGACATTTTTAGAGATGCTGCAGTTTTGATGGTGAACTACATAGATGAGATCCGATCCCAAGGTTTTGAAATAGATTACTTGAATATTGGAGGTGGGCTGGGGATAGACTATTATCACACTGGAGCTGTCCTTCCGACTCCAAGAGACCTAATCGACACTGTAAGTAATGGTAACTGCTATTATCAATATTGAAATTCCTGTGAATTGCATATCTCATTCTGCTTGTATCAGACAGTATATATTCCATCAACATGAAACCAAATTAGCTGCCTTCTTTTGTTAAGATTTATGAACCCACTTTTGCTGTTTTGGTATAAGTAATTTACCTCAACCCGACTCTTATCTGGTGGATATTTTCTGCAATGCAATAGATATTTCACTTTCATTGCCATGGGGGATTTCCTCACTATTATCTGTTCATGAGTATTTGTGCGGATTCTTGCCAGACATTTGAATGCCATTAATTGGTGTTCCAACAATCTGTAGTTTGCTCATATTCGCCTTTCATGATCGTCTGTTTTCAGTTTTGCGACCCTTGCATTCAATATATTTGGTAGATAAGCACCTTTTCATATTtcctcttttcatttttttttctctgtaCATGTTTGCTTGAACTCTAAAATGCAATCAGTGTCCTGCCATTTACTTGAGTGATATGTAAGATTACTTGGTTTGCAGGTACGTGAATTGGTTCTTTCACGAAATCTCAATCTCATAATTGAACCTGGAAGATCGCTCATTGCCAACACTTGCTGCTTTGTCAATCGTGTCACTGGAGTGAAAACCAATGGGACAAAAAATTTCGTTGTGATTGATGGGAGCATGGCTGAACTTATTCGGCCTAGTTTGTATGGAGCGTATCAGGTGAAGTTTAGTGCTTCTATTCTATGAAATACATGCTTCCACAAATGTATACATCCGCATCTAGTTACATTTTCTCTATTCTTATACTACTTTTCACTATTGATTGCCTAATAATCTCGCTTATGATCTAACCTATTAAGTTTGTGCTCTTTTGAACTTTTTTCTTTCTCCGAACGAGTAACTCACTGCTTCACTTGTCGTTGCAGCACATAGAGCTGGTTTCACCTTCACCTCCGAATGCTGAGATCTCGACATTTGATGTAGTCGGACCTGTTTGTGAGTCCGCTGATTTCTTGGGAAAGGATAGGGAACTACCCACACCAACTAAGGTAGAGTGTTATCTCTCCACACGTAATATGGCCGTATCAGTCACTTGTCGTCTCACTCAGTTCGATTCGTGGCTTGTAGGGTGCTGGATTGGTAGTTCATGATGCCGGTGCTTACTGCATGAGCATGGCTTCCACTTACAATCTCAAAATGCGACCTCCAGAGTATTGGGTTCGTATTTCACTTTCACTCATACTTGGTCTTCTATAATATTCACTCATACTTGGTCTTCTATAATATCAAACACACCCCTTCATTATATCCCACATTGATCACACAAGTTGAACTGATTCATAAACCGGACACTGAAACTGAGCTCGTTTTCTAGGTTGAAGAGGATGGATCAGTGTCCAAAATCCGACATGGGGAGACATTCGAAGACCATTTAAGATTGTTTGAGGGACTTTAGATTGCTGCTGGTGTCCATCGTTTCAGCAACGAGTAGGTAAAGTATCTTGGACGCTGATTAAATTTGTCGTCTGCTTGTTGTCTGTTTTTGTATCTTAGAATCTTCTGTTGGCTGAATAAAAATCGACTTTTGTTTTCCAGAATCTTCTTATTCTCAGCATATATTCTTGCAAATCCATTTCCGAGTAAATGGTTTCATCTGTTTGAGTAAAGCATGAGCATCTCGTGATTCTTACAAACACTGTATGATACGATGAAGACAtggttttttgttttgattcgTGAAGGAATTGTTTGTTCATTTGACTGGGacaccaaaaagataaaagtagGTTGTGAAGCAGTAGAGAATTGGACAATGTGATTATCGCtgctgttaattttttttatttttttttttggaatttgtaTTAGAAAATATGGACcagtaaatgaggatatcacAGTCATACTGAGATTTATGGGTCAATatgctattttcttttttctccaCTTTTCTTGATGCATTGGAGAACTGCAAGGAACATCCTTTCCCAAAAATAACTTGTTTTTGTTTAcacaatcaaatatatatttcattagcacacatatatataaggTGAAAATTTTGTCTCCTACAGGATTCGGATCCAGACAAAATGTCTATTAATGCATTTTATTGAGTTATTCAAAACAATTAGTATTTCAATTCTCAATGAAATCTCTCTTTGTGTGTCTCTCTCTATAGTATTACATTAATGTGCATCCGTTTTGAAATCTAGACAAACACATtgcaaatatcatgaatttgTATATATAAAACCTGAAGTTAATTTATTGCACAAGGCGTACAATTTATTGTATTGAATTTGTAAAATATTATATGatgtgttattttttttttttttttgataaattactcAAGTAAATAGATAAATTTAAAGATTGTCGAACCCAAAAACTCAGATTTTGAACATTAATCTTCAACTGCTGGGCCAACGCAGGCTTGTAGTACGTGTGTTATTTGGGATTAACGTTGGATGGATGATGACTAAAAATGCGGTATTAAAGCATATATGCGGTGACAACATCAATGTGTGTTTCTCATATTGAAGATAAATTTCTTATTGAGGGATTATTCCTTTTCTTGcgtcttattttaagatgatcTTGGAAATACGAGTTCGGGTGCATATTTTGCGTATGGAAATATTGAGTGTTATTCGCTATATTCCAccttttattcatttatttattttcacctTTACATAATAAATGGATTGTTTATTATTTAGTTCCTTTTTGTTGAATTCATCCTAAAGATCAAGAAAATATTTCTATGGCACGTGAGTGAGTTTCTTGGTACTTTCAAGATGACGGTAATAGGAGTTGGATCTATttggtgaaaaaaaaaatgatgcatTAAAAATGTATTAAATGGTATTCTTAATAGTATCTCTAATATGAAACCGTTGGACCTCAAAACTAATTAAAAGCTCATCATGCCTCTAATCCCATTTGATAATTTTTGATTTACAGTAAATTAGGATTAGTTTACAATCACACTTCAATATACACATATAAGAccaaatttcataaaatatttgtaatatttaTAGTTTGTAATGAACAATGTGGAACATGGAATTACACACTCCACTCCACTCCACTTCACCCAAAATAGAGAAGATGAAGTTGTGATCTAAAGCCATATATTTTCATGGTGAAACAGCATCTACCTATTTTAATCGATCCATTGTTTCAACTATAAAATTAGTATTAAAAGGGGCAAAAAAGAGCCCTTTAAAAAGATGCTAATTAATACACGAGAAAGGAGAAGATAAAGATTTCAATCTTCTTCCCTCAAAAACCTCTGCTGCCTGGCGATGAACGCCTCCACCGTCCGCCGGAACTCTTCGCTGCTCATCTCCTCCGCCTTGCGCCGGCGCCGGCAGTCCTCCGTCATGCTCCGCCTCAGCTCGGGGCCACCATGCACCACCAACTTGTCGGAGCTGCTCCTACACATCTTCGTAGGAATTGCTTTGTAATCATGAAAACCCTCATTCTTCCGACATTTCTCGACGTACTCGTCGTAGAAATCGTTGCCCGAAAATCGCCCGGACTTGAAAAACAAGACGAGGACGATCGCGTTTCCGACGAGGAAAACGGAGCGGGGGCTGATGAGAGCGACGGAGATTTTGCGGAAATATTCCCCCGAAAGCTTCGTCGAAAACCTTGAGACGACGATCGCGACGACGAGAAGCTCCACCACGCGAAACAAAGTCTCCACCCGGCGATACCTTGAAATCGCGTTTGCTTTCACCATCTTTATGTTGATTGAATCCATTTATTAACACTTTATATATACTTGGATTACTTGTCTTTTCTTTTCACTGGATATACAAAGGGAAGGGAGTGATATGTTTGAACGTAAAGATGGATGTTCTTTTTGGTGAGATTTGGATTTTGGAGTAATGAGTGATGATATTTATAGGGAGAGGACAATGTGTGTAGAATATATATctgcttctttttcttttcaatttactTTAATCACTAAGTAGtggtttttatttatttttcctccTTTTACTTTTGTTTCAAGTGTACGTGGTGGGTATCTATCTCTTGGTTTTTATGTAGTGCTCCATTCTGCTAAATGGATTATATATGTTCAAACTTTTTTAGTATATAAGTataaattagaaattgatttgaattatTGATTTTAGCAATTAATCTACAATATTGTCATCAAATgaagtttttatatatatatatatatatatagggagtggttcaattgagaagctcaaatgtgttgagaagttgagaagcaatctaatagatgaacatgtcagtacattttgatgaacatggcaATTAGACccagatcaataaattctttgaacataccaaatataactgacgaatatacgaatctatttaatttgttaaaaatacGCCACCGCCAAGGATCGAACCCAGATCAAACCcgcgttcataaaaactaattgacatgttcatctgtTGGATTGCTTCTCagcttctcaacacatttgagcttctcaataaaacctaaccctatatatatatatatatatatatatatatataaaatgggggcggttattcaataaaccacccttattttaagaattacaaaccagcaaaaatgcatgaattttatgtataacacgcatgaataaactgtataaaggcatgaattgcgaaaaataattttttgctacctttgggattcgaactcaggaccatgaatttatccaacaaggtgatgaatcaaccgtagatcttgatgatctaagggctgaaaatggttcctaatttatattttaagaatcgtttttattttagccttcccctaaaataattatatagaaagaatgattattatgaagcctaatttatatatatatatatatatatatatatatatacatataattattATGAAAGAATGAAGCACCATTGTATATAGAAATTAAGAAacattatcataaaaaagaaattaatgtatttatatagaaatatatatagttcTGTGTTTTTATACTATGGATAGTTTCTATCATATTCCGACTCAGAAATAATTATGTacgtatatatatgtgtgtacaTTTAAGGGTTTGTTGCGTTAGTTAAGAGGTGATATGTttgattaaaatatatttttattatacaatatattaatatatatgatacataaaaaatttataatatataatctatatctGGTAGGATTGCATTCAACAGATctgttattttataaaaataaaaaaaatgttaattataCACATTATTACTAAAATgccattttattattttaattgagcgcaataatttaaaatatgaattttattttataaaattgaaatctataaaaaaattcaaataattattttttggaaGTGCTCCCCTGCTGGGGTTAGGATCCTCAATACAATAGTGCACATAttattttcttcttattttaacTCAAAAGATGATCTTTTTTCCCCATCCTCCCTCTGCAGCTCTACTCCCCAAACAACCATTTGCATCATCAATTTTGGAAATCtccaacaaaaatcaaaactcttCTCCCATATCCTCCCTTCATCTCCCACCCAGATGAGCTTGCGCCCGGCCGACATCCATCATAATCACGTAAActgatataatatttttaaacttttaatttatataaataattatattttatatcaaataaaatatcaagaTGTTATAAGTATATTATAGACTCTATCATCCATGAGGACATGCAAGTATATTTTATGTGATGGGTGGATTggatacactacaaaaaaatgtatCGGACACCGACGAAAAATAATCCGTTATTAATCACCGACGGAACAACGGCGGAATTCCAACGTAaatgttttcaaaattttaccgacggatagcgacggaaaataatccgtcgttaaatgagtattatttatgttattaaatttatttttaaattattttttcgcaatttaccgacggaatagcgACGAAATTATTAGCGACGAAAAATAATCCGTAGTTAAATATTATTTagtatttttagtttatttttaaattattttttaaaatttaccgacggaatagcgACGGAATATATTCCGttgctattttttttaaaatttttaattaatgatccgtcggtaattccgtcgataaatattgttattttttcttatttatatattttttaaaaaattatttttattatttttaattaatattctaatttattcttatttttaaattattgtgaatattttaaatttattgttattttcaacagtaatatatatatttttaattaattataatattaattttttttattttaaattcgatcgtatattaaCCGTCATTCTTTCGttggcaccacaagtcttagatatgacTTCAGCATATTCTAAGgctatgaataaatgatattgtatatattaaaatagagtttaaatgaattaataggtgatagttatatcaataatacgcgtgttctgtactggtgaccacttgAAAAGAACTTCAAGATTAAGCGTGTTTGACTTAGAGCAcgactaagatgggtgacccactgggaagttcgtcttaacgtatgcaattattatttttattatttttttcgtaaaaaaaataGCAACGGAATTCATTTCCGTCGGTATTAGCGACGGTAATTTTCGTCGCTATTTCAGACGACACCGGTGTCGTCGTGTGCTTACCTACGGACGGTCCGTCGGTATTttcgtcggtaattagcgacggATCAAAATTTCATCGGTAATTTTTTTACCGACCACTTTTACAGCGACACGCGGCGGCCGTCGTTGATCCGTCGGTATAtcgatttaccgacggaatttcgcactttaccgacggaaaatttcGTCGGTAATCGGCCATATTCTTGTAGTGATAGACTCGAATCTATAAAATTGTCCAAATTAGTGTATGTATTATTTCTTGATTATATTGtagttagggatgtcaatcgggtcaaTCCACCGGGTTTCGGGCCAGTCCTATTGGTTTCGAGTTAATCGGGTGCAGGCTAATCAGGCTAGGGATTTTTTCGGGTTATAAATctccaaccctaaccctaaacgttcaggtttcgggctagcccatcgggctaatcgaCTTagaggcgtaaaaataaaataatcatttgtattttgttatttttaatgatataatgtataatatataaaatatacatagaaatcaaagatataaatcaTATAGCAAGCattaaatgcaaaaatatgaGATATTGTAAAAACACCatgattacataacatataaaataagttggtaacaataaaatgttcaattttgttaaagaaaaaataataaaatatccaataATTGTTTGAACTCATAGAAccaaagcatctcaaaaataaagaaaagtgaaatgatgaggttttataatattttatcattttttttatttttatatctaaatattctaAGTTAAGTACTcgagtttcgggctagcccatcgatTAGTCGGGTCGACGCTATCGGATGTCGGactattcggttacgggctaatcgggttgtagcttttatcgggttgaaaatattcaaccctaaccctctcggatgacgggttaatcgggtcagcccatgagtttcgggctagattgacatccctaattgtAGTATTATTGGTTTGTTTTGGACAATTGAGAAGCGTACAATGATGAGTCCCATTTTTTTCAGTTAaaagttataataaaaaaaaaaaacggaaaaagtgatactccctccgtccgctaaaagtagaccactttggttgggcacgagatttaataaaattggtgatgattttgatgtagtggagaaagggtcccactactttatgagatgtgtggttgagattgaatttgaggtgggtttttttgtaaataaagagtgtttgtaaggataaaagattaaagtgggtggtgggaccatttccataagaggaaagtggtctactctttgcggacgcccaatatagtaaaagtggtctacttttggcggacggaggaagtaatattttttcatcttttttattcattcattttcaatgaaaattttacaacaaaagtaaacgcacccttaaaAGTTAAAAGCTGAAACCCTGCTTCGCAATGCCCATGGCAATAATACAtgatttcaacttttttttttgtatattaaattttgtatatgattatttaaaaaatatattgcaTACTTTATGTGGTTCAGCTTATATACtcataaaaaaagaaattaatgtaGATTATAGAAGCTTCCAATAATGTGATCGTACAGTTctcaaacaatatatatatgatagaaTAATTAATTGATCGCGACAGATCAAATGTTAGCTTTTAATTAAGTTGTAATTATAATGTAATAGTATAAGTGAGTGATGAGGAGATGGGATAAATTGCCACGTTCAGGGTAGAAGTCCtaaatcaatatttttaaattaagatTTGCATTCCGAAAGTAGACTTTTACTTTAGTTAAAGTAAAGTCAACCATAAAAAAACGATCAGTGATGTTGAGTTCAGATGTTACAACGGACCTCAAATTATTTTGCCATTGCAACTGAATTTTGGTTCAAATCAGGATTTTTAATACATAGATcgtaacatttttttttgccTATTTCATCCGATTAATTAAATGATAGATCTTTGGTCAAATCAATTTGGCTATCCGATTATATCGTGTAAATATATACTACTTTATTTTGAGTCTTTTGGAAGCGACGATTCAGTAAAGTgttaatct is a window encoding:
- the LOC131000975 gene encoding diaminopimelate decarboxylase 1, chloroplastic-like, with the translated sequence MAASNLLSQPPTVPHRKHVKLCSSPFTTTLISPFKFKPLSASLRARPPRAVLSTPEPQTKKLEHCFAKSDDGFLYCEGVKVEQVMEVAEKRPFYLYSKPQIKRNVEAYKDALEGLNSIIGYAIKANNNLKILELLQSLGCGAVLVSGNELRLALQAGFDPTRCVFNGNGKILEDLVLAAQAGVFVNIDSEFDLENIVAAARISGTKVNVLLRINPDVDPQVHPYVATGNKNSKFGIRNEKLQWFLDAVKAHPKELKLVGAHCHLGSTITKVDIFRDAAVLMVNYIDEIRSQGFEIDYLNIGGGLGIDYYHTGAVLPTPRDLIDTVRELVLSRNLNLIIEPGRSLIANTCCFVNRVTGVKTNGTKNFVVIDGSMAELIRPSLYGAYQHIELVSPSPPNAEISTFDVVGPVCESADFLGKDRELPTPTKGAGLVVHDAGAYCMSMASTYNLKMRPPEYWVEEDGSVSKIRHGETFEDHLRLFEGL
- the LOC131000976 gene encoding uncharacterized protein LOC131000976, with protein sequence MDSINIKMVKANAISRYRRVETLFRVVELLVVAIVVSRFSTKLSGEYFRKISVALISPRSVFLVGNAIVLVLFFKSGRFSGNDFYDEYVEKCRKNEGFHDYKAIPTKMCRSSSDKLVVHGGPELRRSMTEDCRRRRKAEEMSSEEFRRTVEAFIARQQRFLREED